From the genome of Primulina eburnea isolate SZY01 chromosome 12, ASM2296580v1, whole genome shotgun sequence, one region includes:
- the LOC140807142 gene encoding uncharacterized protein isoform X1, giving the protein MMEQKHVLLSALSVGVGVGVGLGLVSGQAVGRWTGSSSFSVVEGITAEQIEAELLRLIDDGKESKVTFDDFPYYLSERTRVLLTSAAYVHLNHLDVSKHTRNLSPAASRAILLSGPAELYQQTLAKALAHHFKAKLLLLDITHFSIKIQSKYGSTKKESSLEGTISEVALQRMSTFLSSFLPAKGDNKGTLSRQSSGLDSKGRNNEGISNPLKPRRTSSVSSDMSNMSVQSSALNPAHFKRIASLSFDERVFLQSLYKVLVSVSRTSCVILYIRDVEKLFLQSSRFFKLFDRMLKKVSGSVLVLGSRMLDFEEDCGEVDDRLSFLFPYDIAIRPPEDETHLVSWKAQLEEDMKKIQFQDNKNHIAEVLAANDLECDDLGSICHADTVVLSNYIEEIVVSAISFHLMNIKDPEYRNGKLIISSNSLSHGLSIFQEGKSGGKDTLKLETSAESLKETEAKAGTGGKPEFKPESKNEAEKSSSMIKEIPPDNEFEKRIRPEVIPANEIGVTFADIGSLDETKELLQELVMLPLRRPDLFNGGLLKPCRGILLFGPPGTGKTMLAKAIANEAGASFINVNMSTITSKWFGEDEKNVRALFTLAAKVSPTIIFVDEVDSMLGQRTRVGEHEAMRKIKNEFMTHWDGLLTKPGERILVLAATNRPFDLDEAIIRRFERRIMVELPSVENREMILKTLLSKEKVEDLDFKELATITEGYSGSDLKNLCITAAYRPVRELLQQERQKDTEKKQKHDEGQSLEDASTPKEETKEEKVISLRPLNMEDVRQAKNQVAASFASEGSVMAELKQWNDLYGEGGSRKKEQLSYFL; this is encoded by the exons GGCGGTCGGTAGATGGACCGGTAGTTCGAGCTTTTCGGTGGTTGAGGGGATCACGGCCGAGCAGATAGAGGCGGAGCTTCTCAGATTGATCGATGATGGAAAGGAAAGCAAGGTCACGTTCGACGACTTCCCCTATTATCTCAG TGAGCGAACCCGTGTATTATTAACAAGTGCGGCGTATGTTCATTTGAACCACTTGGACGTCTCTAAGCACACTCGTAATCTCTCACCTGCTGCGAGTCGGGCAATCTTGCTCTCTGGGCCTGCTG AACTTTATCAGCAAACGCTTGCTAAAGCTCTAGCGCATCATTTTAAAGCAAAGTTGCTGTTGCTGGATATAACCCACTTCTCAATCAAG ATACAGAGCAAGTATGGCAGCACCAAGAAAGAGTCC TCACTCGAAGGTACTATCTCAGAAGTAGCATTACAACGAATGTCCACTTTCCTCAGCTCGTTTCTTCCAGCAAAAGGGGATAACAAAG GCACATTGTCGAGGCAAAGCAGTGGATTGGACTCTAAGGGAAG AAACAATGAAGGAATCAGCAATCCTCTTAAACCTCGCAGAACTTCGTCTGTTTCTTCGGACATGAGCAACATGAGTGTGCAATCCTCTGCTTTAAATCCAG CTCATTTTAAGCGCATTGCAAGCTTGTCTTTTGATGAGAGGGTCTTCTTACAGTCACTTTACAAG GTGTTAGTTTCAGTCTCCCGAACCAGCTGCGTTATTCTCTACATAAGGGATGTTGAGAAACTTTTTCTCCAATCCTCGAGATTCTTCAAATTGTTTGATAGAATGCTAAAGAAAGTATCAGGATCGGTTTTGGTTCTCGGTTCTCGGATGTTGGACTTTGAAGAGGATTGCGGGGAGGTAGATGACAGACTAAGTTTTTTGTTTCCTTATGACATTGCGATTAGGCCACCTGAGGATGAGACTCATCTTGTGAGCTGGAAAGCTCAGCTGGAAGAGGATATGAAGAAGATTCAGTTTCAGGATAACAAGAATCATATTGCTGAGGTCCTTGCTGCAAATGACCTTGAATGTGATGATCTAGGATCAATCTGCCATGCGGATACCGTGGTTCTCAGTAATTACATAGAGGAAATTGTGGTTTCTGCTATATCTTTTCATTTGATGAATATCAAAGATCCAGAGTATCGTAATGGGAAGCTTATCATATCATCTAACAG TTTGTCCCACGGGCTAAGCATTTTTCAGGAGGGGAAAAGTGGTGGCAAAGACACCCTTAAATTGGAGACTAGTGCTGAATCACTGAAG GAGACTGAAGCAAAAGCTGGTACTGGAGGAAAACCTGAATTTAAGCCCGAGAGCAAGAACGAGGCAGAAAAATCATCTTCAATGATAAAG GAAATCCCCCCTGACAATGAATTCGAAAAGCGCATAAGGCCTGAAGTTATTCCTGCAAATGAGATTGGAGTCACATTTGCCGATATTGGTTCGCTGGACGAGACTAAAGAACTACTTCAGGAGCTGGTCATGCTTCCTCTTAGAAGACCAGACCTTTTCAATGGCGGGCTTCTTAAGCCTTGTAGAGGCATACTTCTTTTTGGCCCTCCAGGTACTGGAAAAACAATGCTCGCTAAGGCCATTGCCAATGAGGCTGGAGCAAGCTTCATAAATGTCAACATGTCAACAATTACTTCaaaatggtttggtgaagatgaaAAGAATGTTCGAGCTCTTTTCACCCTAGCTGCAAAGGTTTCTCCAACCATCATTTTCGTAGATGAGGTTGATAGCATGCTTGGACAACGGACAAGAGTAGGAGAGCACGAGGCGATGCGTAAAATTAAGAATGAGTTCATGACACATTGGGATGGACTTCTGACAAAACCCGGAGAGCGCATTCTTGTTCTTGCTGCAACAAACAGACCTTTTGATCTTGATGAGGCAATAATTAGGAGGTTCGAGCGCAG AATTATGGTGGAGCTTCCTTCGGTGGAGAACAGAGAAATGATCTTAAAAACCCTGTTGTCCAAAGAAAAGGTTGAAGACCTAGATTTTAAAGAGCTTGCAACCATTACTGAAGGATATAGTGGAAGTGATCTTAAG AATCTATGCATAACTGCGGCTTATAGACCAGTAAGAGAACTGCTACAGCAAGAGAGACAGAAGGATACG GAAAAGAAGCAGAAACATGATGAAGGCCAGAGCTTGGAAGACGCTTCTACTCCAAAAGAAGAAACTAAGGAGGAAAAGGTGATTTCTCTAAGGCCCTTGAACATGGAAGACGTGAGGCAGGCAAAGAACCag GTTGCTGCTAGTTTTGCTTCTGAGGGATCCGTAATGGCCGAGCTAAAACAATGGAATGATCTATATGGAGAAGGAGGTTCGAGAAAGAAAGAGCAACTATCATACTTTCTTTAA
- the LOC140807142 gene encoding uncharacterized protein isoform X2, translating into MMEQKHVLLSALSVGVGVGVGLGLVSGQAVGRWTGSSSFSVVEGITAEQIEAELLRLIDDGKESKVTFDDFPYYLSERTRVLLTSAAYVHLNHLDVSKHTRNLSPAASRAILLSGPAELYQQTLAKALAHHFKAKLLLLDITHFSIKIQSKYGSTKKESSLEGTISEVALQRMSTFLSSFLPAKGDNKGTLSRQSSGLDSKGRNNEGISNPLKPRRTSSVSSDMSNMSVQSSALNPAHFKRIASLSFDERVFLQSLYKVLVSVSRTSCVILYIRDVEKLFLQSSRFFKLFDRMLKKVSGSVLVLGSRMLDFEEDCGEVDDRLSFLFPYDIAIRPPEDETHLVSWKAQLEEDMKKIQFQDNKNHIAEVLAANDLECDDLGSICHADTVVLSNYIEEIVVSAISFHLMNIKDPEYRNGKLIISSNSLSHGLSIFQEGKSGGKDTLKLETSAESLKETEAKAGTGGKPEFKPESKNEAEKSSSMIKEIPPDNEFEKRIRPEVIPANEIGVTFADIGSLDETKELLQELVMLPLRRPDLFNGGLLKPCRGILLFGPPGTGKTMLAKAIANEAGASFINVNMSTITSKWFGEDEKNVRALFTLAAKVSPTIIFVDEVDSMLGQRTRVGEHEAMRKIKNEFMTHWDGLLTKPGERILVLAATNRPFDLDEAIIRRFERRIMVELPSVENREMILKTLLSKEKVEDLDFKELATITEGYSGSDLKNLCITAAYRPVRELLQQERQKDTKHDEGQSLEDASTPKEETKEEKVISLRPLNMEDVRQAKNQVAASFASEGSVMAELKQWNDLYGEGGSRKKEQLSYFL; encoded by the exons GGCGGTCGGTAGATGGACCGGTAGTTCGAGCTTTTCGGTGGTTGAGGGGATCACGGCCGAGCAGATAGAGGCGGAGCTTCTCAGATTGATCGATGATGGAAAGGAAAGCAAGGTCACGTTCGACGACTTCCCCTATTATCTCAG TGAGCGAACCCGTGTATTATTAACAAGTGCGGCGTATGTTCATTTGAACCACTTGGACGTCTCTAAGCACACTCGTAATCTCTCACCTGCTGCGAGTCGGGCAATCTTGCTCTCTGGGCCTGCTG AACTTTATCAGCAAACGCTTGCTAAAGCTCTAGCGCATCATTTTAAAGCAAAGTTGCTGTTGCTGGATATAACCCACTTCTCAATCAAG ATACAGAGCAAGTATGGCAGCACCAAGAAAGAGTCC TCACTCGAAGGTACTATCTCAGAAGTAGCATTACAACGAATGTCCACTTTCCTCAGCTCGTTTCTTCCAGCAAAAGGGGATAACAAAG GCACATTGTCGAGGCAAAGCAGTGGATTGGACTCTAAGGGAAG AAACAATGAAGGAATCAGCAATCCTCTTAAACCTCGCAGAACTTCGTCTGTTTCTTCGGACATGAGCAACATGAGTGTGCAATCCTCTGCTTTAAATCCAG CTCATTTTAAGCGCATTGCAAGCTTGTCTTTTGATGAGAGGGTCTTCTTACAGTCACTTTACAAG GTGTTAGTTTCAGTCTCCCGAACCAGCTGCGTTATTCTCTACATAAGGGATGTTGAGAAACTTTTTCTCCAATCCTCGAGATTCTTCAAATTGTTTGATAGAATGCTAAAGAAAGTATCAGGATCGGTTTTGGTTCTCGGTTCTCGGATGTTGGACTTTGAAGAGGATTGCGGGGAGGTAGATGACAGACTAAGTTTTTTGTTTCCTTATGACATTGCGATTAGGCCACCTGAGGATGAGACTCATCTTGTGAGCTGGAAAGCTCAGCTGGAAGAGGATATGAAGAAGATTCAGTTTCAGGATAACAAGAATCATATTGCTGAGGTCCTTGCTGCAAATGACCTTGAATGTGATGATCTAGGATCAATCTGCCATGCGGATACCGTGGTTCTCAGTAATTACATAGAGGAAATTGTGGTTTCTGCTATATCTTTTCATTTGATGAATATCAAAGATCCAGAGTATCGTAATGGGAAGCTTATCATATCATCTAACAG TTTGTCCCACGGGCTAAGCATTTTTCAGGAGGGGAAAAGTGGTGGCAAAGACACCCTTAAATTGGAGACTAGTGCTGAATCACTGAAG GAGACTGAAGCAAAAGCTGGTACTGGAGGAAAACCTGAATTTAAGCCCGAGAGCAAGAACGAGGCAGAAAAATCATCTTCAATGATAAAG GAAATCCCCCCTGACAATGAATTCGAAAAGCGCATAAGGCCTGAAGTTATTCCTGCAAATGAGATTGGAGTCACATTTGCCGATATTGGTTCGCTGGACGAGACTAAAGAACTACTTCAGGAGCTGGTCATGCTTCCTCTTAGAAGACCAGACCTTTTCAATGGCGGGCTTCTTAAGCCTTGTAGAGGCATACTTCTTTTTGGCCCTCCAGGTACTGGAAAAACAATGCTCGCTAAGGCCATTGCCAATGAGGCTGGAGCAAGCTTCATAAATGTCAACATGTCAACAATTACTTCaaaatggtttggtgaagatgaaAAGAATGTTCGAGCTCTTTTCACCCTAGCTGCAAAGGTTTCTCCAACCATCATTTTCGTAGATGAGGTTGATAGCATGCTTGGACAACGGACAAGAGTAGGAGAGCACGAGGCGATGCGTAAAATTAAGAATGAGTTCATGACACATTGGGATGGACTTCTGACAAAACCCGGAGAGCGCATTCTTGTTCTTGCTGCAACAAACAGACCTTTTGATCTTGATGAGGCAATAATTAGGAGGTTCGAGCGCAG AATTATGGTGGAGCTTCCTTCGGTGGAGAACAGAGAAATGATCTTAAAAACCCTGTTGTCCAAAGAAAAGGTTGAAGACCTAGATTTTAAAGAGCTTGCAACCATTACTGAAGGATATAGTGGAAGTGATCTTAAG AATCTATGCATAACTGCGGCTTATAGACCAGTAAGAGAACTGCTACAGCAAGAGAGACAGAAGGATACG AAACATGATGAAGGCCAGAGCTTGGAAGACGCTTCTACTCCAAAAGAAGAAACTAAGGAGGAAAAGGTGATTTCTCTAAGGCCCTTGAACATGGAAGACGTGAGGCAGGCAAAGAACCag GTTGCTGCTAGTTTTGCTTCTGAGGGATCCGTAATGGCCGAGCTAAAACAATGGAATGATCTATATGGAGAAGGAGGTTCGAGAAAGAAAGAGCAACTATCATACTTTCTTTAA